The nucleotide window agaaaaaaattataatttaagAGGGTTGGGTGTCTTTTGAAAGAGGTAATGTGAGAACTAATGTTAAATACAGATATTTCATTTTTGGGAGTTATATTGTGGAATGGACTTGGTGATGATTCTGAAATTGTGTAGATCGCtgttgagttaaaaaaaaaacattgaaaggtAAAATAATTAAGGATTACAATGTAAAATGATTGACGTGAAATGATTAAGAATAATAATTTagagtttttatgtttttttttctttgtattacTGATATTCTGGGTTATTTTATGGATTGTACAGGATAGGCAAAAATAAGCCTTGGCTTCAGCCTATTCCTTTATCGGTTACagagtttttaaattttttttgtgagAAAATGTGTAGTGCAagcatgtataataattctttGTCAGCTGAGTGCACAAAATTTAAGTTTTGTACTGTAGATTGTAACCGAAataaaccattcattcattcattcattcattcataatcgTACACAGAGTGTGTTGTAGGTAATTAATTTTTGTTTCACtgtgggttcccccccccccccccggacagaGGTGAAAGAGAGTCATGGTGACAACTGTTGAGGTAGCTAGCAAGCTAAGACTAGTTTGGAAATCCTCAAAAGCAGAAAACAACAGTGTAGGGACTTGAGTTTAATTCTGTTTTTATGACTGAAGTACAAAGATCAATGTCATCGGCAGTAATAAGTGTTTCTTTTTTATCTAAGTTTtagttcttttctttctttagataaaaaaaaagttgaagacaATAAACATGAAGCCAAAGAAGCACTTTAGAGTCTCCAAAAGAGGGATCCTTATAAAGGGCAACTGGAAGGCTGTGGAGCTCGACCCCTGCGTTTTTGCTAATGAAGGCATGGGAGAAGTGGTGTGTTTTGAAGAACTCGCAGATTATTCCCTGGCCGACTCGAAAAAGATTGCAGCCATATCTGGGGTGATCAAGGACACAAGTGccaaaaagaagagaaaaaagaagagaaaagcCAGTGAAATCGAGGCTGAAGAACATGACTTGGAGGAAGCTCAGGATGAAATCCTCCAGCTGTCATGCGAAGGGAGTCCAGCGAAGAAGCGGAAAAAGAAGAAACATGAGAGTGATGTGCTCACAGATGATGATCAGGATGACCTAGGGAGTTTGGCTGAAGAAGGAGAGGGCCAGATACCAGAAGACACCGATGAGGACACTGAGCTTACAGCAGAGATGACACAAAagaccaagaagaagaagaaaaagaaaccaaaaactgcAGAGCAAACGGAGACTGATGCCCAAGTGGACGTTACTAATGAGGTCCAGGTTCCATCTAAAAGAAAAGCCAAGAACTGGGCAGATGCAGCTCTTTCAAAAACAGCAGGGCAGGACACGGACATATCAGCATGGAAAGAGCTGTTTGTACCTGAACCGGTGCTAAAAGCACTGAGCAAACTTGGATTTTCTGCACCGACACCGATTCAAGCTCTCGCTCTTCCTCCTGCCATTCGAGATCGCCTGGATATTCTGGGTGCAGCAGAGACAGGTAACGTGATAAGTGCATGTGAAAAGTTTTGAGATTTTCTAGCTTTCGTTGCCTTTTTAGTGTTCAcaggaaatacttttttttttctggtgctGAGGAGCATGATGCACTGTAGATGTCTCTTCAaaacaacactgcaaaaaataaaaatcttaggaagtttatttgtctattttcaagtcaaaacatctagccacccttattataagacataattgcccaacaagcaaaacctcatttagctagaaaggctagtttttagacagtccatcttgaaaatcttgtatagacaaaatgtcaaagtcttatttggagcacctttgaaaataaaaagtttttttcttaaaacaagtaagtgcattttggacattttgtcaagtgcggttcatcttgtttcaggaaaaaaaacaaagtaagtatgcttgttttgggaataaatgaactttactgaaatctttgaatctagtgcccccaaaatgcattgttgctttggcgttgtgtaagcactgtaagtcaaaatgcgtagacgtttggtcaccttgcatatctttagtttactgcgactgtttactcagtcattcagattgagctccttctagatgctgtacatactctagaccagacaagtgccttcaaaaagtttgagtaagtggagggcgttttagtgaggtctttttggaatgctgcgaGTTAAgttcaatggtttttttttttttttttaatttgtttgtttggttggggtttttttgtgcctgatcttgtaaacccctcgtacacatgaatagtcagtgcccccaaaatgcactgttgctttggcgttgtgtaagcactgtaagtcaaatggcccttttccactaccctgcttcagctcacttcagcccgacacggctcgcgtttcgactaccttagagcagcacgactcggctcgcttcagccctgctcagcccccaaaactcgcacggttttggagtggggctgaagcaagccaaaccgagccgagtgaggttgggggcgtgagcagacactcccctgtgcactgattggtgaggaggagtgtcctcacacgcccacacacgccccacgagcacactgggatctgtaaacaccgtaaacccggaagaataataattacgaattacgagaatttcagaagccttatgcgcctcgtctcatctatacgctcttgccagtatctgttggcgttgtcggtgacgacaagccacagcaccaagaccagcaacactaacgactccatgtcctccatgtttattgtttactatccgggtcgtgagactaccgcttaaaaggtcactgatgtcactgtttgcgccgcctaacgacatcacgtgacgtccacccactttcgctaactccacccaatgtgtccacccacttccagccagcacggttcagcgcggttgtagtcgaaatgcaactccaacagccccactcagctcgactcagcccaactcagcacggcacggctcagcccaactcagccgcgttggtagtgggaaAGCGGCAATAATGTGTagacttaattattattattattattatttttttggtgcctgaggtcctggggaagtggaatcttaagagatgttttaatgtttgaatgttgaaatgggaaaaaaaaaaaaacttgttgcaatgctacacgtgtcgtcaacttgattcaagatagtctctggtctcatatctagagtattttactaattacaggtcacaaaaggagaatcttttaagctagcaatgcttagttgtagaatttaacaatcctaatattagtatatttatcttaaattcagtttttactgctaagactttgtcatgaatttaagtgaaatacccttgaaatgaaataaataaaaatgacttgaatgggggcgttgtggctcaggtggataaggcaccataccataaatccggggacccgggtttgattccgacccgaggtcatttcccaatccctccctgtgtctctcctgctcatttcctgtctctacactgtcctatccaataaaggtggaaaaggccccaaaaaaatcttttaaaaaaataaaatgacttgaatggctaaatgtaagaagtacgatcttgttataagaactattttgattattttgagttaatcagatctcgcataataagttccccaatcttattttggaattatttcatctaaaaacgggttagatttttcatcttactttaagaaatcttaccaagtcaaatttgactagctccattggcagatttttttcacctgattcaagcaaatatgctttgttttaatcttttcttatttttgaaaggccattttttgcagtgaatgTTTAGGCTCTGTGCTTTGTCTCTGATGTCTAATGCGTATACATTGCATTCTACATTGAGTGAAGCTCTTTATATAAAGTCTTACTTTTTTAGATAAACAATAATTACAGTTGAACAGAGCAGTTGAAGCTTATTCGACTCAAGGACCCTAAAGTGATTCagtcagggctgtgaaaaatccgcggatTCAATCGTAAAAATGCCATTTTTGTAAATCATgtatttttgccaaaaaaaaaaatgtaggggGTGGGGGTACTCTGCTAACGGTTGGGGGCCGTAGTCGCCGACGAGTACATTGTTTACTGGATGGGGGGAATCTAACGCTCAGTGTCTGTATTTTACGACATCGTACAAGTTATATATATGACATCGTAGACTGTTTTACGACACCGCACCATTTCTTTCTTACCATTTTTGAGTTACTCTTTTCAAACACGTGTTAACAATATAGCTTGCGATTAAGTGATAAGATTTTGTACAGAGGGAGGATGGcgattaatgtaaaaaaaaaaatagacaagGAAAACGGTATCAAGAATCCGTGGAATTGGTGGTAATTTTAAAGTCGAAAACGAATATCTTTATGAACACATCTGAAAGATCAAGGAAACAGGCAAGGCGTACTGCACGTTATGCCATCAGGATGTAAAATGCAGATCAGGAGGAAGAACACGCTTGGTCAATCGTGCAGGGAAAAACACGCAGAAGTGGTGAAATTAAAGCTTTTAAATTACAGATTACCAGGTATTTATATCTTTTTATATTTGTCTGTTGATCATGCATGATACTAATAAACATTTAGTAAAAAGTGTTTTTTAATTTGCCATGCTGATCGTCGTGTAAATgcatccccccccctccccccgcatttttttttcccattggaTTTTACTTTTTCCATTTCACAGCCCTGTTCAATGTTCCTTACAGCTCTGAGATTTGAAATTGGATCCATATATGACTTGCAGTGTACTCTTCTATCATTGCTCTGCAGGAAGTGGAAAGACCTTGTCTTTTGGAATTCCGATGATCCACAGTATATTGGAGTGGAAGAAAACCATCGAGAGTAAAAAAGCGGGTGCAGACAGGAAATCGGACTCTGTGGCAGATGTGCAGAGCATTTACTTGCCTTCGGTCAGAGACTCAAAAGGCAAGTTTGGAGAGGCTGAGGGGCAACGGTCAAACAAGACTGGTGGTACCTTGACTGACAAAGAAGCAACAAGCACAGACAAAGCCTCTAGTTCGCAGAACGACAATACAGACAACGAACATGAGGAAGAGAATCCTACCGAGGATGAAGGTAGTGTGGAAGGTCAAGATGAGGCTGATGATTGTGGTTCTGCTGATGGCCATCAAAgtcaagatgatgatgatgatgataaggaAGGTGCAAACCAGAGCATGAGCTTTATTacagagaaagaagaaaaagatgacGGGAAACAGCCTTTACTTGGACTTGTTCTCACACCGACCAGAGAACTAGCAGTGCAAGTCAAGCATCATATTGATGCTGTAGCACAGTTTACAGGTCTGTAATATTAATGTGCAAGTTGTTATAATGATATGCTTCATGTGTAGGAACTGTACTGATCGTGTTCTCTTTAAAAAGATATTAGAACTGCTCTTCTGGTGGGTGGGATGGCACCACAAAAACAAGACCGAATCTTGAAGCGCAGGCCAGAGATTGTTATCGCAACGCCAGGGCGCTTGTGGGAGATGATTCAGAATAAACATCCTCATCTGCGCAACCTAAGGCAGCTCAGGTACAGTAATGCTGGGAGGTGCTGATGTACGTCACTACTCCTTTCTCATATTGATGTGCCTCAGTTACATCACCATGTGGTGTATTATTGTTACTGTCTTTGTGTTATTTATACCCCTGCTCTGGGGGGGAGGGGtgttactggtttacctctgtctgcccGTCtgcccaaaacaccctttttctcagcaaccacaactcctagccacttggtaccgaacttcagcttggggttctataccatgtatggacccttttcagtcacgtgaccttcgtaaacgcgaccgccattttggacatgtagtggacttcggctcaaatcggtttgaatgcgaggaaggcgacaaacataaaagaaaaaggagcgagatgcagaaaactgtatttactagtttactgtaattatgatctggcagctatttacaccggatccagtgtaaatagctgccggagccaacgtccggccgggccgcgagcgctggctccgccggctccggccgggccgcgagcgagcgcgcgctggctccgccggctccggccgggccgcgagcgagcgcgctccggaacctcggatgttggctccggcggctatttacactggatccggtgtaaatagctgccagatcataattacagtaaactagaatggaatgttaacagcaatgtaatgccttttctggctaattttattcgtcttacctccaacaaagtggtcactacacaagcgttggtatgccgctatccatcttctccgtcggtcagcatctaccgggatccgataaaatgataaaccttgccttgtttgttgatggttactacatccaggtgcacaacaatatagtggcatgatggaagtcttgctgaaaataaacactttctttgctggctgtggtaaactactggtagtacatgtccaaaatggcggccgcgtttgtcgtgacgtcacgtgaaaagggtccataccgttttcaggtctgtcgcacatcaacttcctgtttaccgactgaatgttttTACGAAACATatggcatggatttacaaaatgttcgtaacgtttttctcagcaactacaaatcacaactgcttgatatttggtaacgagcttcagcttggggttctatacattgtataccattttcaggtctgtcacacatcaacttcctgtttaccgactgaatgtatttacgaaacataatgTGGATTTTGACacctttcaagaagcaaaatactatttcaaaatgacagtttaccaggatgctatttgagatccctggggagagacactgctctttacttgtttcagggttaattatttgttgaagtgaacagtcataagtgtcctattccttcaattgcttgcattctgataagcgggggggatacgcaagtgagcagtagctcacagttgatcttgttttctcGAAGTTCTCTAACTGCTGTTTAAAATCGTCAAGCCAGTGATGCTCATTATCTCATCTGCCATGGCGTAGCATACATCATCCGTCCACAATtcggttaaatcgtatctcctctgtcaattctccacagatttccgatttttgtttgaaagaactcttcacgctgcacaaaacttggtcgttgctttgtcaattttttttttttggtaatgagttcattaggccaaattaatgaattttccaggcctctcactagaattgtatctcctctctcatttctcttctgattccagttctgatcaatgttttgggtagatcttcccttgaggaacaaaacttggtcgtttgtttgttgattttcctgttgtaaacaatttaacAACTTTGCTTATTTTCaggtaaatcgtatctcctccctcagttctcagtgtatttcagttctgattgttttgtttgaaagaactagtcattctgcacaacacttggacaTTGTATTACCAAATTTTGCTAACAAACCGGTAATTACGTCAACTTAAGCTTTAAGAATTttacagtttgtcgtggaggttggtcctccctcacattgtcacatttcagttctgtttgatgttttggtagtcatggttgttttgatgccaggccagatgagctacaacGTCCATGACGTTCTGTTTAAATTATAAAACTACAGTCAAGTGGATGGAAGTATAACATGCACAAAATGATCTCCTCAGGTGCCTGGTCATTGATGAAGCCGACCGCATGGTTGAAAAAGGTCATTTTGCTGAGCTTGAGAACTTGCTGGAGATGCTCAACACGTCCCAGGCCAACCCAAAGAGACAGACCTTTGTGTTCTCCGCTACACTAACCATGATCCACAGCCTCCCTGCCCGAGTGCTGCGCAAGAAGGGAAAGAAGCTGGAGCAACGCAGCAAGCTGGAGGTGCTCATGGAGAAAGTAGGGATCAAAGGCAAGCCGAAAGTGATTGACCTCACCCGGAAAGAAGCCACAGTGGAAACGCTGACCGAAACGAGGATCCACTGTGACAAGGATGAGAAAGATTATTATCTCTACTACTTTCTGCTGCAGTACCCTGGGCGCACTATGGTGTTCGCCAACAGCATTGACTGCATCAAGAGGCTTAATTCACTACTAACTATTTTGGATTGCACCCCACTACCACTGCATGCTAATATGCACCAGAAACAGCGGTTGAAAAACCTGGAGAGATTTGCTGAGAGGGAAAGGTGAGACACAGTCACTTCTCTCTGTattatgtactttttttttttttttaaatagtttcaTTCGATTCATGGTCAACATGGATCACTTGACCTGTTTTTAATAGCTGTTTAAGTTTTCTGTACTTCCTTGCAGTACCCTGGACAAAAATAAAATTGATAAATGGTTCATCTTCTTAAATTATGGaattctttattttaaaataGCTGTGTCCTTCTCACGACGGACGTTGCGGCTCGAGGGCTTGACATTCCAGATGTCCAGCATGTCATCCACTATCAAGTAACCCACCACTTCCAATAGATGTTACTTATCTTTCGAAAACTTACATTTGTGTCCTACTTGACCGTTTGTCTCATTCTGGAAAAGGTCCCACGAACTTCTGAGACCTATGTCCATCGGAGTGGACGTACAGCTCGTGCTGCAAAAGAGGGTCTAAGTTTGCTCCTGATTGGTCCAGATGATATGATGAATTATAAGAAAATCTATAGGACACTGAGCAAGGATGAGGACCTTCCAATGTTTCCTGTTCAGAACAAATGCATGACTGCAATTAAGGTATAAAGACTAACTTCATATAGGACTCTTAAAAGGGAAAGTGGGATCATCAAATCTCCGTTTCCTTGTGCAGGGatgagtgggtggtcaccaaaaaagcagaaaacaagatggcgcccgaagccaggggtctgggagggataccctcCCAGGAAaactttgaaaaataaggccttaaaaaaacacttttcctgcaatctgagctgtagtagataaaaaatctgttgtcttttttaatatatttacatgaaaatatgtttcaaatcaatgagtattgtttgaattcaaaataaaatcacattctacattcaagggtatggttataatttatgatcaacaaaaatgacaaactaaattcacattaaacgtaagttttgttaattatcaaaatgttcatatattaaataaaatttcttagcattaattcagatttactgaccatcatatacatgttcaatgtattaaatcaaacgaatgctaagtttatgggataatgtctatgtacactttatacaattatttatagttcatagtcacttctcatttaatcatttcgacgacgACTTTAGCCTttcggccaaagacaaaagcttgtcagacctctctctgttttttataccagcattgatttcacgtacctttgcttcgtctcgcttgtcagttgtattcggcattttgagtaaaaaagccgatacgaaagagaaacgtatttttgaagcgcagcgacgatgaacatgtgcaagtttcgataaaatggaacagatgcgggtacttttgtaagaactgttatgattggcttttgttccctcccacactcttgtaagaactgttatgattggctatcatgctctcgccagcgatgttttggccaattacattgtagataacacgtattctaccgcgagacttaagatggcgaaaatgtaaacatgtaacatcgtcgtacgcttgagtatcacgaaggaacataccccaacccccctcaatgatgaaaaaaaaaaaaatcaacggatttggcataatatcgatttttgctcagaaaaagcggaaatccgccgaaaagcggaaaactctcatccctgcttgtGTATCTGTGACCGGAATATTTACGCATTTTACATTATTGGGATGCTATTTCAGAAtacagctttatagaatttgacTAGGAAATTTCTGTGGCAGTAAAATTGACTCAAGTGTTTGGTAACCACTGATCAATTTTACAGGGACGTGTTGATGTGGCAAGAAAAATAGAAAAGATTGAATACTACAACAGCCGCCAGAAGCAGCACAATTCTTGGTTCAGGCAGGCGGCAGAGGAAATGGACATTGACCTTGATGATGACTTGCTTTTGGGTTAGTATTGTTGAGCTGTAAACGTATTCTGCTGTGTTGATTTGTGCTTTAAAAGGGCCCTGTTACCAGGTAATAATTGGGTTTTATATC belongs to Neoarius graeffei isolate fNeoGra1 chromosome 11, fNeoGra1.pri, whole genome shotgun sequence and includes:
- the ddx24 gene encoding ATP-dependent RNA helicase DDX24; amino-acid sequence: MKPKKHFRVSKRGILIKGNWKAVELDPCVFANEGMGEVVCFEELADYSLADSKKIAAISGVIKDTSAKKKRKKKRKASEIEAEEHDLEEAQDEILQLSCEGSPAKKRKKKKHESDVLTDDDQDDLGSLAEEGEGQIPEDTDEDTELTAEMTQKTKKKKKKKPKTAEQTETDAQVDVTNEVQVPSKRKAKNWADAALSKTAGQDTDISAWKELFVPEPVLKALSKLGFSAPTPIQALALPPAIRDRLDILGAAETGSGKTLSFGIPMIHSILEWKKTIESKKAGADRKSDSVADVQSIYLPSVRDSKGKFGEAEGQRSNKTGGTLTDKEATSTDKASSSQNDNTDNEHEEENPTEDEGSVEGQDEADDCGSADGHQSQDDDDDDKEGANQSMSFITEKEEKDDGKQPLLGLVLTPTRELAVQVKHHIDAVAQFTDIRTALLVGGMAPQKQDRILKRRPEIVIATPGRLWEMIQNKHPHLRNLRQLRCLVIDEADRMVEKGHFAELENLLEMLNTSQANPKRQTFVFSATLTMIHSLPARVLRKKGKKLEQRSKLEVLMEKVGIKGKPKVIDLTRKEATVETLTETRIHCDKDEKDYYLYYFLLQYPGRTMVFANSIDCIKRLNSLLTILDCTPLPLHANMHQKQRLKNLERFAERESCVLLTTDVAARGLDIPDVQHVIHYQVPRTSETYVHRSGRTARAAKEGLSLLLIGPDDMMNYKKIYRTLSKDEDLPMFPVQNKCMTAIKGRVDVARKIEKIEYYNSRQKQHNSWFRQAAEEMDIDLDDDLLLGGGNDEEIEREQQKHVKGLKKHLKHLLSQPVFKAHMKTKYPTQMGKLQLPELPLAKETALLSVTNQKQKDKQKKQKWKQQQV